Within Runella rosea, the genomic segment TTCCAGTTTTACTTTTTTCCCTTGTGAGGTGAGGGTAGGATTTTTGGAGGAGAAAAATTTATCCAAGTGCAAGCCTTCGGTGCCTGGAAGGAACGATAAAAAGTATAGCAAGCCCGCGTCGGGACTGGTAGCGGCATCTCGTCGGATGGCTTCCGACAGCACAACGTTGTCAAGGTAGATACTTAGCTCACTGCCTTCCTGTTTGATGCTTTCAAAACGGCTGGTGTTGGTGGTTCGCAGGGGGCTTTGGGCAAACCGTACCCAATCTTCAAGCACATCCCCCGAAACGCATGAAACCAAAAAGTTATTAAAGAAAGTATACGCAAAAATAGGCTCCGAGAGAGGATTGGTGACGTCGTAAATCTTCTGACCGCTGTGAATATGTGACGTTACCCGCACGTTTTTGGACGCGGGCGCTTCCAGCCAAGCATAACTTTGGAAGGCCTCCATCGGCAAAAAAACAAGGTAGGCGAACCGCCCACCAGCAGTTTTTTGCAAAACGTACGTAATCGACTGACCTTTAAGGAGATTTTCGACGCGGACTTTATCGTCGCTCAACTGGCGAAACATATCCACTTGTCGAGCGGCAAGGTTTAGGAGTGGCACCTCCCGCATTTCGATGCCCCCACGCTGAACCTTGTACGTGGTATCTTGCAGGTGTCGGCTCTGAATGAGAAAGAAAGCATTTTCGGGCAACAATTTCCAGACGGATGCCGAATACATTTGCCAACGCTGAAAGCCCCACCATCCTGACAGAAACACTACCAGCGCAATAACAACAATTAGCCCTCTTCTTTTCATAGGTTAGGTCATAGTTTGTAATTCATAGTTTGAAAATAAGATAAACTATTGACTATGAACCATAAACGTCTTTATTTCGCCTTGATTGCTTTCACTTTTCCGTTGAGATCAAGACGGAAACGAAGTAATTCTTTAAAACTTTGAATACACACTTTTAAGAGTTTCCAACGTAAGATTGAAACCGTACCTGTTAAACGTTCTTTGTGGGTAATGGGTATATCAAATGTATTTTCGCCCGCTTTTTTAGCCATTACTGCCAGAAAGATATTTGGCGCAAATGGTTCTGGATTAGGCAATTGAGCTAAGAGTTTCTTCAAAAAACTTCCTTTGATAAGACGGAACGGAATGTTGGCATCATTGATGAAAGTGCCGTACGCGAAGAAAATCGTGTATTTCAAAATGCGCGTAATCACCAATCGAGCAGGGGCATCATAGCGTATTTGACGGTAGCCCATGACAAAGCTAGAATCATTGCGTTTTTCCCATAATTTGAGTACATCTTCGGTGACGAACTGGTCATCGCTATCGGTTTGAAAAACCCACTCAGAATTAAGTTCAGCCGCTTTTTTATATCCGTTAACAACGGCATTTCCATGACCGCCGTTAGGTTGGTGTACCACTAACAAATTATCAATTTTGGGAGCCAGGCCATCTAGCAGAACTTTGGTGCCATCTTTAGAGCCATCGTTGATAACAATAAGTTTGGTTTCTTTGCCAGGGAACGTATTTTTAAGAAAGGAGGTCCACATAGTAACTACCTGCTCGATACATTCTTCTTCATTATAGGCAGGCATGACAATCGAAAAATATAAACTCATTATGAGAATTGTTAATTGTTATCTGTTTAAGGAAAGCTTGATTATTGTTATTAAAAACTCGACAAAACTACTCAAAAAATGCCTCTTAGCCTACTGTACATGGCTAAGCTTTTATTTAATGGCTTTGATAGTAACGTAATTTCAGGGTGCATATTTGTCTTTCAATGCGTTAATGGGCTTCTCAATCAGATACCAAGAAGCGGATGCAACGATGACAGTGAGCGCAAATAGAATTAAAACGCGCAGTTGGTGCATATCCTGAAAACCTTCAATGTTTCGACCTAGCTTATTGAAAAGCCGAACCACTGGGTGGGTAGCAGGCGAATGGTAATGATTATAAACGAAGTTATGGTAAACGTAAAGTCCGTAACTGATTTTGCCTAAATAATTGCTGATGGGGTTTTCTAAAAACCACTTGAACCAACCCTTGTAACCAATAATGGCACCCCCAATCAAAAACATAAAGAAAATAGAGGCCACAAAACGTTCCCAAATGTTTACATAGACATTATTATCCTGCGTAACTCCCGCTTTGGTGGCTTGAATGGATAGTACAAAAACAATGCCCAAAGCCGCCAAACTTAACCACAAATAAAGACGATTGGTGAAGAGTTTTTGAAAAACGGCAGGTTTATATAGCTGGGCGTAAGCCATCAATGCCCCAAAGCCAAAAGCATCTAAGGCGGCGGGCATGGTGACGTACGAAACGTACCAAGGCTGCCCTGTCCATAAAAAATAGGCGCGTAGCAATACACTCAGCCCGATAAGTACCGTAAAAAATGGAATGACAAAGCGGCGCGGAATAAAGAAAATCAGGACCGGAAAA encodes:
- a CDS encoding acyltransferase family protein → MSAKTQDNYLIQLDGLRFIAVALVLWDHWMPEPHQLPFGKLGVNLFFVLSGFLITRILLSSKDKNYTKSGGLGQYLKKFYIRRTIRIFPIYYLSLIVLWLLNDPSVRGKEGWQFLYASNIYIVLKKTWLGVTDHFWSLAVEEQFYIFFPVLIFFIPRRFVIPFFTVLIGLSVLLRAYFLWTGQPWYVSYVTMPAALDAFGFGALMAYAQLYKPAVFQKLFTNRLYLWLSLAALGIVFVLSIQATKAGVTQDNNVYVNIWERFVASIFFMFLIGGAIIGYKGWFKWFLENPISNYLGKISYGLYVYHNFVYNHYHSPATHPVVRLFNKLGRNIEGFQDMHQLRVLILFALTVIVASASWYLIEKPINALKDKYAP
- a CDS encoding glycosyltransferase family 2 protein, which codes for MSLYFSIVMPAYNEEECIEQVVTMWTSFLKNTFPGKETKLIVINDGSKDGTKVLLDGLAPKIDNLLVVHQPNGGHGNAVVNGYKKAAELNSEWVFQTDSDDQFVTEDVLKLWEKRNDSSFVMGYRQIRYDAPARLVITRILKYTIFFAYGTFINDANIPFRLIKGSFLKKLLAQLPNPEPFAPNIFLAVMAKKAGENTFDIPITHKERLTGTVSILRWKLLKVCIQSFKELLRFRLDLNGKVKAIKAK